A window from Mycolicibacterium tokaiense encodes these proteins:
- a CDS encoding TfoX/Sxy family protein, which produces MAFDEYTANRIRELLSGENAEEKPMFGGLAFLIGGHMAVAVSGQGGLLVRVPKEETATLSSRAHVSPMIMGGREITGWLRVAAEGVQTKRQLASWVNRGVSYARTLPAK; this is translated from the coding sequence ATGGCCTTCGACGAGTACACGGCCAACCGCATCCGCGAACTGCTCAGCGGCGAAAACGCCGAGGAGAAGCCCATGTTCGGCGGGCTGGCCTTTCTGATCGGCGGCCACATGGCGGTCGCGGTGAGCGGCCAGGGCGGCCTGCTGGTGCGGGTACCCAAGGAGGAGACCGCGACCTTGAGCAGCCGAGCACATGTGTCGCCCATGATCATGGGCGGCCGCGAGATCACCGGCTGGCTGCGGGTGGCCGCCGAGGGGGTGCAGACCAAGCGCCAGCTCGCGAGCTGGGTGAACAGAGGCGTGTCGTATGCGCGCACGCTGCCGGCCAAGTGA
- a CDS encoding endonuclease, whose translation MSTPHEIAADLLDRAGTTYAADAGITLKDTPKPLFQLLVLCMLASKPIDADIAVAAAREIFHAGLRTPEAVLDADRRTMIDAFGRAGYARYDESSATRLTEMAQRVQERYDGDLRRLAEAGDRDVGQVARLLQEFTGIGPTGADIFLREVQAVWPWVAPFFDERARSCAGDLGLPTDTAELASLAPRRTAELAAALVRTALDR comes from the coding sequence ATGAGCACACCGCACGAGATCGCCGCGGATCTGCTGGACCGAGCGGGCACCACCTATGCCGCCGATGCGGGCATCACCCTCAAGGACACCCCGAAGCCGCTGTTCCAGCTGCTCGTGCTGTGCATGCTGGCCAGCAAACCGATCGACGCCGACATCGCGGTGGCCGCCGCCCGGGAGATCTTCCACGCCGGTCTGCGCACGCCTGAGGCGGTGCTCGACGCCGACCGGCGCACCATGATCGACGCCTTCGGGCGGGCCGGCTACGCCCGCTACGACGAGAGCTCGGCGACGCGGCTGACGGAGATGGCCCAGCGGGTCCAGGAGCGCTACGACGGCGACCTGCGCAGGCTGGCCGAGGCCGGCGACCGGGACGTCGGCCAGGTCGCACGGCTGCTCCAGGAGTTCACCGGCATCGGCCCCACCGGCGCGGACATCTTCCTGCGGGAGGTCCAGGCGGTGTGGCCATGGGTGGCACCGTTCTTCGACGAGCGTGCCCGCAGCTGCGCCGGCGACCTCGGATTGCCCACCGACACCGCCGAACTCGCCAGTCTCGCACCGCGACGGACTGCCGAGTTGGCCGCGGCGCTGGTGCGGACCGCACTGGACAGGTGA